One window of Cohnella hashimotonis genomic DNA carries:
- a CDS encoding extracellular solute-binding protein, with translation MNKKTAVVLSAVMGASVVLGACSKNNNEGASPSPSASATTSASAGASASAAPTTITPQTFTFLDYSNPSWPYDANWKIWSYIKEKTGVTLDIQLPAGNLLEDAISLAIAGGDMPDIMWTQEKRLADKFGQQGALVNILDYVDDMPNFKAWMEKYPAETQNMLSSDGKMYEFPNQGLGESNRRTWMYREDVFKKLNLSTPKTWDELYETLKKLKAEYPDSYPLTVRNGLRYFEDFAAGFGVSAPVDAQRVSAYLDGTSGEWKYAPIQPAYKDMLVYFNKFYKDGLIPKDFLTIDTKMWQDIVSTNRAFVTLDYIGRIDFYNSALRKDNPDFSMNFMAPPAGPTGLQKNAFTAVTEEGFMISSKSKKIKDIVKFIDFFYSEEGHKLVSWGKEGDTVSGDSFIEKYTDISDLRKKTGLSTDGTYTWFDFNAHISVSSPELKSAYEQAPQYDNAKTSTPPFTPEEQQVLSTKGDSLNSHRDENFAKFIMGTRSFDTWDKFVEEQKKLGYEEILEIYKKADERAKAAVK, from the coding sequence ATGAACAAAAAGACAGCAGTCGTATTGTCCGCGGTCATGGGCGCGAGCGTCGTGCTCGGTGCATGCTCGAAAAACAACAACGAAGGGGCGAGTCCGTCGCCGTCCGCCTCGGCCACGACTTCCGCAAGCGCAGGGGCCAGCGCGTCCGCCGCGCCGACGACGATTACGCCGCAAACGTTCACGTTCCTGGATTACAGCAATCCGAGCTGGCCGTACGACGCGAACTGGAAGATCTGGTCCTATATCAAGGAGAAGACCGGCGTCACGCTCGACATCCAGCTGCCCGCGGGCAATCTGCTCGAGGACGCGATCAGCCTGGCCATCGCCGGCGGCGACATGCCCGATATCATGTGGACGCAGGAGAAGCGCCTCGCCGACAAGTTCGGCCAGCAGGGCGCGCTCGTCAACATTCTCGACTACGTCGACGACATGCCGAACTTCAAAGCCTGGATGGAGAAGTACCCGGCCGAGACGCAGAACATGCTGTCCTCGGACGGCAAGATGTACGAATTCCCGAACCAGGGGCTCGGGGAGTCGAATCGCCGGACATGGATGTACCGCGAGGACGTCTTCAAGAAGCTGAACCTGTCGACGCCGAAGACGTGGGACGAGCTGTACGAGACGCTCAAAAAGCTCAAGGCGGAATATCCGGACAGCTACCCGCTTACGGTGCGCAACGGACTGCGTTACTTCGAGGACTTCGCGGCGGGCTTCGGCGTATCGGCGCCGGTCGACGCGCAGCGGGTGAGCGCTTATCTGGACGGGACGAGCGGCGAATGGAAGTACGCGCCGATTCAGCCTGCGTACAAGGACATGCTCGTCTATTTCAACAAGTTCTATAAAGACGGACTTATTCCGAAGGACTTCCTGACGATCGATACGAAAATGTGGCAGGACATCGTGTCCACGAACCGCGCGTTCGTCACGCTTGACTACATCGGGCGGATCGACTTCTACAACAGCGCGCTGCGCAAGGACAATCCGGACTTCTCCATGAACTTCATGGCGCCGCCGGCGGGTCCGACCGGTCTGCAGAAGAACGCGTTTACGGCTGTCACGGAAGAAGGCTTCATGATCTCCTCCAAATCCAAGAAGATCAAGGACATCGTCAAGTTCATCGATTTCTTCTACTCCGAGGAAGGGCACAAGCTGGTGAGCTGGGGCAAGGAAGGCGACACCGTCAGCGGCGACAGCTTCATCGAGAAGTACACGGACATCTCGGACCTGCGCAAGAAGACGGGTCTGTCGACCGACGGCACGTACACCTGGTTCGACTTTAACGCCCACATCTCGGTCTCCTCGCCGGAACTGAAGTCCGCCTACGAGCAGGCGCCGCAGTACGACAACGCCAAGACGTCGACGCCGCCGTTCACGCCGGAGGAGCAGCAGGTGCTGAGCACGAAGGGCGATTCGCTCAACAGCCACCGCGACGAGAACTTCGCGAAGTTCATCATGGGCACGCGCAGCTTCGATACGTGGGACAAGTTCGTCGAAGAGCAGAAGAAGCTCGGCTACGAAGAGATTTTAGAGATATACAAAAAAGCGGACGAGCGCGCGAAGGCGGCCGTGAAGTAA
- a CDS encoding S-layer homology domain-containing protein has translation MTLLKLKKKLAAAMAALLLVSSALAALPPNEADAAGGDDSPLIVPYSQQLNAMDSTTNVAGDTVGTAGVALVPNADPTYIKEGTGSKKWLLAINVDAANPTAYIAGAALIYPKAAPSVDLNGYGTFKFWAYNVKARTGDQADKPIQLRFFMKGDSEYYYYRLPLDWTGWKEVEIPLDVVKTQKSSANVKAWGPLDYVRLDQAGVGGTTLDPSLSMYLDDFRLTGTGEVYPAVADKPSGEYVNKTTVTLSSATKPSTLAGVYYKRVGVDDDFQRYSAPLVLTENTTLVVKSSLAGTDSAETTYNYTFVYRDFVENVTASPSAGTYAEPKTVALRSATEGAAIYYKIEGTDADFKPYTAPLPVDRSQTITAKAEFEGKVSEETRYAYDIDLSSSSSLQIGNTETFAGWTNTVPAAEPAVMGGFSGRWLDPTTPIDVTDITNAPWQANDQLEFWLYSDRLSNKKIYVIVSTPDDANPGNEYFMSSFFVDWQGWKKIELPFNKFLNSNGGAKLENIRKVIFHPRWYDSDPVSSPDDKLYFDAMALAKNAVEPSIRQIDKSALPGSEVHYAFSLKNIGGADTAYALSLKTPMGAGYGTTFPATTAVVANGAETDVDLLATVPAAAQAGSATKAVLNVHPLAGGKDTTIELNLKVGAPRTATKQHPYVMLSGDQLAEAKAKIQEYGWAADYLAAIRIKADEWVNKSVYYPSKPGGESTLYVCGDTPLVFDYDKPHEHRCPTDGTWLTGDDLDAAWRFTAHTVNIEAARNLALVYALTGETKYAAKAKEILTHYAALYPSYPLQPLNGRIYYQSLDEAVQIIELAHAYDLIEPSGLLTAAEKYDIEQNLFAPSAKTLQGYDVGKSNWQTWHNAAIGTIGAILEDKTLMDFSVDGRSGFNFQMNNSVLSDGFWYEGAIGYHFYAQSALFDHAQALLGMGYDLFANPNFKKMYDATLQYAFPDLGIINGNDSGKYPTSLAAPGRVVPMDYEAVYAHYGDPAYGALLNKLYVDKGRVRGGFVVPGNTSSGIAGEQAVFYGAEVIPSGGSLSAESMNFTGLGHSVLRAGEGENQLYALVDYGLHGGYHGHPDKLHLEIFGQGERLAPDLGIPPYSNSMYESYYKKSFAHNTVLVDGDTQQIPTVNGAETYEPTKLFLQSGPLGIMTNTSSKAYAGMDRYERTVAVTKDYLIDLFSVASGTERQYDWVLHGMGDFQADQAMAPYAGPLGTKDAYSFFRNGKSQTVAGQWEGAWKLPSGNGLKLFSLTGTPSAPTQIIVGEAPGPGNATDVYTPTLVNRVQAKSAQFVSVLEPYAGESAIASVGRTEDGRIQVKLKDGREQVFYYNANAETAGALQYYFVDGKEGTAAQVRPEASFAGGVLDLAAGDDGAFDSLTAVVYAPGATKVRWNGEEIAFKSDNGFVMASVQAKDEPEPSTSPSPTPTPTPTPTPTPTPTYVPSPTPSPAKQAEKQVQPGEAVSLSLGQEVTVSVPAGALNRPVTYKIVKLEDAAFIAQLLKDSDPAASAIYEIDKSESGKFAVPITIRLTFDPAKVGDGRKPSIHYYDESKKQWIEMGGTASGTSVEVTSDHLTKFAVFAVNASPVSIFADTQGHWASADIQTAVKAGIVKGYENGTFKPNQSVTRAEFSVMLMNALQPEGQAGAVPDFADRDQLGDWAAEAVAQAVKAGILHGYDDRTLRPNTGLTRAQLAVMLAAALGSDPASDPDAASAFTDAARIPSWASSAVRAVQAAGLMKGRAGGRFEPGGTVTRAEAATVAVRIIELLKVKGRP, from the coding sequence ATGACACTTCTCAAGTTGAAAAAGAAGCTGGCGGCCGCGATGGCCGCGCTCCTGCTCGTCTCAAGCGCGCTCGCCGCGCTGCCGCCGAACGAGGCGGATGCGGCCGGCGGGGACGACTCGCCCTTGATCGTTCCTTATTCGCAGCAGCTGAACGCCATGGATTCCACGACGAACGTAGCGGGCGACACGGTCGGCACCGCTGGCGTCGCCCTCGTCCCGAATGCCGATCCGACCTACATCAAGGAAGGCACGGGCTCAAAAAAGTGGCTGCTTGCAATCAACGTAGATGCCGCGAATCCGACCGCGTACATCGCAGGCGCGGCACTGATTTATCCGAAGGCCGCGCCAAGCGTCGATCTGAACGGCTACGGCACGTTCAAGTTCTGGGCGTACAACGTGAAGGCCCGGACGGGCGATCAGGCGGACAAGCCGATCCAGCTCCGGTTTTTCATGAAGGGAGACAGCGAATATTATTATTACCGGCTGCCGCTCGATTGGACGGGATGGAAGGAAGTCGAGATTCCGCTTGACGTCGTCAAGACGCAGAAGAGCTCGGCCAATGTCAAGGCGTGGGGGCCGCTCGACTACGTTCGTCTAGACCAGGCCGGCGTCGGCGGCACGACGCTCGATCCGAGCTTAAGCATGTATCTCGACGACTTCCGCCTGACGGGGACCGGCGAAGTATATCCGGCTGTCGCGGACAAGCCTTCAGGCGAATACGTCAACAAGACGACGGTGACACTCTCGAGCGCGACGAAGCCCTCGACGCTTGCGGGCGTTTACTACAAGCGGGTCGGCGTCGACGACGATTTTCAGCGCTATTCAGCGCCGCTCGTGCTGACCGAGAATACGACGCTTGTGGTTAAATCGTCTCTCGCCGGGACGGACAGCGCGGAGACGACCTATAACTATACGTTCGTCTACCGCGACTTCGTGGAAAACGTGACGGCCAGCCCGTCCGCCGGCACGTACGCCGAACCGAAAACGGTTGCCTTGCGTTCGGCGACGGAAGGCGCGGCAATTTATTACAAGATCGAGGGCACGGATGCGGACTTCAAGCCTTATACGGCGCCGCTGCCCGTCGATCGTTCGCAGACGATTACCGCCAAGGCGGAGTTCGAAGGCAAGGTCAGCGAGGAGACGCGCTATGCGTACGACATCGATCTGTCCAGCAGCTCGAGCCTGCAAATCGGCAATACGGAAACTTTCGCCGGCTGGACGAACACCGTCCCTGCGGCCGAGCCTGCCGTCATGGGCGGCTTCTCCGGCCGCTGGCTCGATCCGACAACGCCGATCGACGTCACGGACATTACGAATGCGCCCTGGCAAGCGAACGACCAGCTCGAATTCTGGCTGTATTCGGACCGCTTGTCCAACAAAAAAATATACGTCATCGTCAGCACGCCGGACGACGCCAATCCGGGCAACGAATATTTCATGAGCTCCTTTTTCGTCGATTGGCAGGGCTGGAAGAAGATCGAGCTGCCGTTTAACAAATTCCTGAATTCCAACGGCGGTGCGAAGCTCGAGAATATCCGCAAAGTCATCTTCCATCCGCGGTGGTACGATTCGGATCCGGTATCGAGTCCGGACGACAAGCTGTACTTCGACGCGATGGCGCTCGCCAAAAACGCGGTTGAGCCGTCGATCCGGCAGATCGACAAGAGCGCGCTACCGGGCAGCGAGGTTCACTACGCCTTTTCGTTGAAAAACATCGGCGGCGCCGATACGGCTTATGCGCTGTCGCTGAAAACGCCGATGGGCGCGGGTTATGGGACGACGTTCCCGGCGACGACCGCGGTCGTGGCAAACGGCGCCGAGACAGACGTCGACTTGTTGGCGACCGTGCCGGCCGCCGCGCAAGCGGGCAGCGCGACGAAGGCGGTCCTGAACGTCCATCCGCTCGCGGGCGGCAAGGATACGACGATCGAACTGAATCTAAAGGTCGGCGCGCCGAGAACGGCGACGAAGCAGCATCCATACGTGATGCTCTCCGGAGATCAGCTCGCCGAGGCGAAGGCCAAGATTCAGGAGTATGGCTGGGCGGCGGATTACCTGGCCGCGATCCGGATCAAAGCGGACGAATGGGTGAATAAATCCGTATATTACCCGTCCAAGCCCGGCGGAGAGAGCACGCTGTACGTGTGCGGGGACACGCCGCTCGTCTTCGATTACGACAAGCCGCACGAGCACAGGTGTCCGACAGACGGCACCTGGCTTACGGGCGACGACCTGGACGCCGCCTGGCGGTTCACCGCCCACACGGTGAACATCGAAGCCGCGCGCAATCTCGCGCTTGTCTACGCGTTGACCGGCGAGACGAAGTATGCGGCGAAGGCCAAGGAGATACTGACGCATTATGCGGCGCTGTATCCGAGCTACCCGCTGCAGCCGCTGAACGGCAGAATCTACTATCAATCGCTCGACGAAGCCGTCCAGATCATCGAGCTGGCGCATGCCTACGATCTGATCGAGCCGAGCGGCCTGCTGACCGCCGCCGAGAAGTACGACATCGAACAAAACCTGTTTGCGCCTTCGGCGAAGACGCTGCAGGGCTACGATGTCGGCAAGTCCAACTGGCAGACGTGGCACAACGCGGCCATCGGCACGATCGGGGCGATTCTGGAGGACAAGACGCTGATGGACTTCTCGGTAGATGGCCGCAGCGGCTTTAACTTCCAGATGAACAACAGCGTGCTGTCCGACGGATTTTGGTACGAGGGAGCGATCGGGTACCATTTCTACGCGCAGTCCGCGTTGTTCGACCATGCGCAGGCATTGCTCGGCATGGGCTACGATTTATTCGCCAACCCGAACTTCAAGAAAATGTACGACGCGACGCTGCAGTACGCGTTTCCGGACCTGGGCATTATCAACGGCAACGATTCCGGCAAGTACCCGACGAGCCTGGCGGCGCCGGGACGGGTCGTGCCGATGGACTACGAGGCCGTCTACGCGCACTATGGCGATCCGGCCTACGGCGCGCTGCTGAACAAGCTGTATGTGGACAAAGGACGCGTGCGCGGCGGATTCGTCGTGCCAGGCAATACGTCTTCCGGCATTGCCGGCGAGCAGGCGGTTTTCTATGGCGCGGAGGTTATCCCAAGCGGCGGATCGCTGTCAGCGGAGAGCATGAACTTCACCGGACTCGGCCATTCGGTGCTGCGCGCCGGGGAAGGCGAAAATCAGCTGTACGCGCTCGTCGATTACGGCTTGCACGGCGGCTACCACGGGCACCCGGACAAGCTGCACCTCGAGATTTTCGGCCAAGGCGAGCGTCTCGCGCCGGATCTCGGCATTCCGCCTTACAGCAATTCGATGTACGAGTCCTACTATAAAAAGTCGTTCGCGCACAATACGGTGCTGGTCGACGGGGATACGCAGCAGATTCCGACCGTAAACGGCGCGGAGACGTACGAGCCGACGAAGCTGTTCCTGCAGTCGGGGCCGCTCGGCATCATGACCAATACATCAAGCAAAGCCTACGCGGGTATGGATCGGTACGAGCGCACCGTCGCGGTGACGAAGGACTACCTGATCGATCTGTTCAGCGTCGCCTCAGGCACGGAGCGCCAGTACGATTGGGTGCTGCACGGCATGGGCGACTTCCAGGCGGACCAGGCGATGGCGCCGTATGCGGGTCCGCTCGGCACGAAGGATGCATACTCCTTTTTCCGAAACGGCAAATCGCAGACGGTGGCAGGTCAGTGGGAGGGCGCTTGGAAGCTGCCGTCCGGCAACGGGCTGAAGCTGTTCAGCCTGACCGGCACGCCGTCCGCGCCGACGCAGATCATCGTGGGCGAAGCGCCGGGACCGGGCAATGCGACCGACGTCTACACGCCAACGCTGGTGAACCGCGTCCAGGCGAAGAGCGCGCAATTCGTCAGCGTGCTGGAGCCGTACGCCGGCGAGAGCGCGATCGCCTCCGTTGGCAGGACGGAGGACGGGCGGATCCAAGTGAAGCTGAAGGACGGACGCGAGCAAGTCTTCTATTATAATGCGAATGCCGAGACGGCAGGCGCGCTGCAATATTACTTTGTGGACGGGAAGGAAGGGACCGCGGCGCAGGTGCGGCCGGAGGCGAGCTTCGCAGGCGGCGTGCTGGATCTTGCTGCCGGCGATGACGGCGCGTTCGACAGCCTGACGGCCGTCGTGTATGCGCCGGGCGCGACCAAGGTCCGCTGGAACGGCGAGGAGATCGCCTTCAAGTCGGACAACGGTTTCGTCATGGCGAGCGTGCAGGCGAAAGACGAGCCTGAGCCATCGACTTCGCCGTCGCCAACGCCGACACCGACACCGACACCGACACCGACACCGACACCAACTTATGTGCCTTCGCCGACGCCATCGCCGGCCAAGCAAGCGGAAAAGCAGGTGCAGCCAGGCGAGGCCGTCTCGCTGTCGCTTGGCCAGGAAGTTACCGTATCCGTACCGGCTGGCGCGTTGAACCGGCCTGTGACCTACAAGATCGTCAAGCTGGAAGACGCGGCCTTCATCGCGCAGCTGCTGAAGGATAGCGATCCAGCTGCCAGCGCGATCTACGAGATCGACAAAAGCGAGTCGGGCAAGTTCGCGGTGCCGATTACGATTCGCTTGACGTTCGATCCGGCCAAGGTCGGCGATGGCCGGAAGCCTTCCATCCATTATTACGACGAGTCGAAAAAGCAATGGATCGAGATGGGCGGTACTGCAAGCGGCACCTCCGTCGAGGTCACATCCGACCATCTCACCAAGTTCGCCGTATTCGCGGTGAACGCATCGCCGGTCTCGATATTCGCCGATACGCAGGGGCACTGGGCGAGCGCCGACATTCAGACCGCTGTGAAGGCAGGTATCGTGAAGGGCTATGAGAACGGCACCTTCAAGCCGAATCAAAGCGTCACTCGCGCGGAGTTCAGCGTCATGCTGATGAACGCGCTGCAGCCCGAAGGGCAGGCCGGCGCCGTGCCGGACTTCGCCGACCGCGACCAGCTTGGCGACTGGGCGGCGGAGGCCGTCGCGCAGGCGGTCAAAGCCGGCATCCTGCACGGCTACGACGATCGCACGCTCCGCCCGAACACCGGGCTGACCCGCGCGCAGCTCGCGGTCATGCTCGCAGCCGCGCTGGGCAGCGATCCCGCCTCGGATCCTGACGCCGCGTCCGCCTTCACCGACGCCGCGCGCATCCCGTCCTGGGCGTCGAGCGCCGTGCGCGCGGTTCAGGCGGCGGGCCTCATGAAAGGCCGCGCCGGCGGCCGCTTCGAGCCGGGCGGAACCGTGACCCGCGCCGAAGCGGCGACCGTCGCCGTACGTATAATCGAGCTCTTGAAGGTGAAGGGGCGTCCATAA
- a CDS encoding PadR family transcriptional regulator yields the protein MEVNKEVLKGHIDTIILSLLCNKEMYGYELAKLVRENSKEQFELKEGTLYLSLKRLEKNEWIYSYWSDEQGPGGRRKYYKTTPSGEETFQQKLSEWRFIKGIIDSFLEGEDKK from the coding sequence GTGGAAGTAAATAAAGAGGTATTAAAAGGTCATATAGACACGATAATACTTTCCTTGTTGTGCAACAAGGAAATGTACGGTTACGAACTTGCCAAATTAGTTAGAGAAAATAGCAAAGAACAATTCGAATTGAAAGAAGGCACGCTTTACTTGTCACTGAAGCGGTTGGAAAAAAACGAGTGGATATATTCCTACTGGAGTGACGAGCAAGGACCTGGTGGAAGAAGGAAATATTATAAAACCACGCCATCGGGCGAAGAAACTTTCCAACAAAAACTTTCGGAATGGCGGTTCATCAAAGGGATAATCGATTCATTTTTGGAAGGGGAAGATAAGAAATGA